One stretch of Juglans microcarpa x Juglans regia isolate MS1-56 chromosome 3D, Jm3101_v1.0, whole genome shotgun sequence DNA includes these proteins:
- the LOC121255784 gene encoding exodeoxyribonuclease-like, whose protein sequence is MKPKILSWNVRGLNDRNKRLCIKSLLRSWKIDVVCIQETKLRTVDRRLIRNLWGCLYVGWSYLPSEGAAEGVLLMWDKRVVEVTEECIGTYSVANLFKNVVDGPNSDSERRRLWEELAGVHCLWDVPWCMGGDFNITRFPSARSGNSHISTAMEEFSEFMFDLDLMDLPLIGGKFTWSNSRGWSRLDRFIISPSWEAHFPELRQKRLAQVCSDHFPILLDCGGVHRGCQYF, encoded by the exons ATGAAACCTAAGATCCTCTCATGGAACGTGCGGGGGCTTAATGATCGCAACAAGCGCCTTTGCATTAAATCTTTATTGCGATCGTGGAAGATTGATGTGGTATGtattcaagaaacaaaattgaggACCGTTGATAGAAGACTAATTCGCAACTTGTGGGGATGTTTGTATGTAGGTTGGTCTTATTTGCCTTCGGAAGGAGCGGCCGAGGGCGTTCtcttaatgtgggataaaagggttGTGGAGGTGACTGAGGAATGCATTGGGACTTATTCTGTTgctaatctttttaaaaatgtagTAGATGGG CCTAATTCGGATAGTGAGAGGAGAAGACtttgggaggagttggcgggcgTACATTGTCTATGGGACGTGCCGTGGTGTATGGGTGGAGATTTTAACATCACTCGCTTTCCGAGTGCGAGATCAGGCAACTCTCACATTTCTACAGCTATGGAGGAGTTTTCTGAgtttatgtttgatttggatCTTATGGATCTTCCGCTTATTGGGGGTAAGTTCACATGGTCCAATAGCAGGGGATGGTCGAGACTTGACaggtttattatttctccttctTGGGAAGCTCACTTTCCGGAACTAAGGCAGAAGCGGTTGGCCCAGGTCTGTTCGGATCATTTCCCTATCTTGTTAGATTGCGGAGGAGTTCATAGGGGCTGCCAGTATTTCTAG